In a genomic window of Streptomyces roseoviridis:
- a CDS encoding amino acid adenylation domain-containing protein has product MEDLFAELRGGAGHSRLDDTRLPDLKPQPERRHEPFPLTDIQQAYLIGRHKGLELGGISSQYYLEFDCPSLDLDRLTDALRKVVERHDALRTVAGPDQTQRVLAVDEVEPYVIRRTDLRGRSAGEQTAEIDRIRAELTEQVLPADRAPQLDIRATLLDDDRIRLHLAVDLLFLDMRGLRRLLDEWRRFYDEPDRRPEPLELSFRDYVLAQEELRGDALGREAAAYWADRLDTLPPAPELPLAAAPEQLGTPRFVRHRAVLAPERWQALRAAAARHGLTASGALLAAYAEVVRTWSRRQEFTLTVTQFHRLGLHPQLDSVMGDFLAPSLLAVRGRAEETFEQRARAVQRQALQDLAHSSYGGIRVLRDLARRNDDGRASMPVVFSSTLGAGDGAPDEGRLESFGELVHDHSRTPQVWLENQILELDGRLTVNWNAVEGLFPEGTLEAMFEAYVTLLDRLAHDASVWDATRGIVPLPAAQREERERANATAEDIPPALLHELVAEAAARRPDAVAVVTPGTETTFRTLTEDAHRIAHRLIDDPGTAPNEIVAVSMRPGAAQYSALLGVLHSGAAYVAIDPELPEERRLKLLARCSVRAVVTDPELRDTLAWPAGVTVVTAEDEATRSCSAKRPERRQGPDDLAYVIFTSGSTGEPKGVMITHRSAANTVQDINRRFGVGEDDRTMALAPTGFDLSVYDVFGVLGAGGAVVVPDPARGNDIAHWSQLIGRYGVTIWNSVPAPMRMWIDSLGDGGVPRGCRLRLALLSGDWIPVDLPNRIREKIPAMRVISLGGATEGSIWSIHHPIENVSPDWSSIPYGKPLANQTMHVFNQWLEPSPVGVTGEIFIGGTGVAQGYLGDPERTAERFLVHPVTGERVYRTGDLGRYLPGGDIEILGREDFQVKINGYRVELGEIEAALLRRPGVRTALVTAPAHARTGQRQIAAYVVPEPGAEPDPAELREALTAVLPGYMVPSRFLTLDTLPLTANGKIDHKALPTPWNDDSDTASSRVAPRSRVEERLFALWSQQLGHSDFGVEEGFFDIGGDSLHAVGLLALLRGEFAIEPDTEQEMVEGLFMNASIASFAELIAKLEEPVA; this is encoded by the coding sequence ATGGAGGATCTTTTCGCGGAGCTGCGCGGCGGAGCCGGCCACTCCCGCCTGGACGACACCCGGCTGCCCGACCTCAAGCCGCAGCCGGAACGCCGTCACGAGCCGTTCCCGCTCACCGACATCCAGCAGGCCTATCTGATCGGCCGCCACAAGGGCCTCGAACTCGGCGGCATCTCCAGCCAGTACTACCTGGAGTTCGACTGTCCAAGCCTCGACCTCGACCGGCTCACCGACGCGCTGCGGAAGGTCGTCGAACGGCACGACGCCCTGCGCACGGTGGCCGGCCCCGACCAGACCCAGCGGGTCCTCGCCGTCGACGAGGTGGAGCCGTACGTCATCCGCCGCACCGACCTGCGCGGCCGCTCCGCCGGGGAACAGACCGCCGAGATCGACCGCATACGGGCCGAGCTCACCGAGCAGGTGCTGCCGGCGGACCGCGCCCCGCAGCTCGACATCCGCGCCACCCTGCTCGACGACGACCGGATCCGGCTCCACCTGGCCGTGGACCTGCTCTTCCTCGACATGCGCGGACTGCGTCGGCTCCTCGACGAGTGGCGCCGCTTCTACGACGAGCCCGACCGGCGCCCGGAGCCGCTGGAGCTGTCGTTCCGCGACTACGTGCTCGCGCAGGAGGAACTGCGCGGCGACGCCCTGGGCCGGGAGGCCGCCGCCTACTGGGCGGACCGCCTCGACACCCTGCCGCCCGCCCCCGAGCTGCCGCTCGCCGCCGCGCCCGAGCAGCTCGGCACCCCCCGCTTCGTACGGCACCGGGCCGTCCTCGCACCGGAGCGCTGGCAGGCGCTGCGGGCCGCGGCCGCCCGGCACGGGCTCACCGCGTCCGGGGCGCTCCTCGCGGCGTACGCCGAGGTGGTGCGGACCTGGTCCCGCCGGCAGGAGTTCACCCTGACCGTCACCCAGTTCCACCGGCTCGGGCTGCACCCGCAGCTCGACTCCGTCATGGGCGACTTCCTCGCCCCCAGCCTGCTCGCCGTCCGCGGCCGCGCCGAGGAGACCTTCGAGCAGCGGGCCCGCGCCGTGCAGCGGCAGGCCCTTCAGGACCTGGCGCACTCCTCGTACGGCGGCATCAGGGTGCTGCGCGACCTGGCCCGCCGCAACGACGACGGCCGGGCCTCGATGCCCGTCGTCTTCTCCAGCACGCTCGGCGCCGGCGACGGCGCTCCCGACGAGGGACGCCTGGAGTCCTTCGGAGAGCTGGTCCACGACCACAGCCGGACCCCTCAGGTGTGGCTGGAGAACCAGATCCTCGAACTCGACGGCCGCCTCACGGTCAACTGGAACGCGGTCGAGGGACTGTTCCCCGAAGGCACCCTGGAGGCCATGTTCGAGGCGTACGTGACGCTGCTCGACCGGCTGGCCCACGACGCCTCCGTGTGGGACGCCACCCGCGGGATCGTGCCGCTGCCGGCCGCCCAGCGCGAGGAGCGGGAGCGGGCCAACGCCACCGCCGAGGACATCCCGCCCGCGCTGCTGCACGAGCTGGTCGCCGAGGCGGCCGCCCGCAGGCCGGACGCCGTCGCCGTCGTCACGCCCGGCACCGAGACCACCTTCCGCACCCTCACCGAGGACGCCCACCGCATCGCGCACCGGCTCATCGACGATCCCGGCACCGCGCCCAACGAGATCGTCGCCGTGTCGATGCGGCCGGGCGCCGCCCAGTACTCCGCACTGCTCGGCGTGCTCCACTCCGGCGCCGCGTACGTCGCCATCGACCCCGAACTGCCCGAGGAGCGTCGCCTGAAGCTCCTCGCCCGGTGCTCCGTACGGGCCGTGGTCACCGACCCGGAACTGCGCGACACCCTCGCCTGGCCGGCCGGCGTGACGGTGGTGACCGCCGAGGACGAGGCCACCCGCTCGTGCTCCGCGAAGCGCCCCGAGCGCCGGCAGGGCCCCGACGACCTCGCCTACGTCATCTTCACCTCGGGCTCCACCGGCGAACCCAAGGGCGTGATGATCACCCACCGCAGCGCCGCCAACACCGTGCAGGACATCAACCGCCGCTTCGGCGTCGGCGAGGACGACCGCACGATGGCGCTCGCCCCGACCGGCTTCGACCTGTCCGTGTACGACGTCTTCGGCGTCCTGGGCGCCGGCGGAGCCGTCGTGGTGCCCGACCCGGCGCGCGGCAACGACATCGCCCACTGGTCGCAGCTCATCGGCCGCTACGGCGTCACCATCTGGAACAGCGTGCCCGCCCCGATGCGCATGTGGATCGACTCGCTCGGCGACGGGGGAGTCCCGCGCGGCTGCCGGCTGCGGCTCGCCCTGCTCAGCGGCGACTGGATCCCGGTCGACCTGCCGAACCGGATCCGCGAGAAGATCCCCGCGATGCGGGTGATCAGCCTCGGCGGCGCCACCGAGGGCTCGATCTGGTCGATCCACCACCCGATCGAGAACGTCTCGCCCGACTGGTCGAGCATCCCCTACGGCAAGCCGCTCGCCAACCAGACCATGCACGTGTTCAACCAGTGGCTGGAGCCCTCGCCCGTCGGCGTCACCGGCGAGATCTTCATCGGCGGCACCGGCGTGGCCCAGGGCTACCTCGGCGACCCCGAGCGCACCGCCGAACGCTTCCTCGTCCACCCCGTCACCGGGGAGCGGGTCTACCGCACCGGCGACCTCGGCCGCTATCTGCCCGGCGGCGACATCGAGATCCTGGGCCGCGAGGACTTCCAGGTGAAGATCAACGGCTACCGGGTCGAGCTGGGCGAGATCGAGGCCGCCCTGCTGCGCCGGCCCGGCGTGCGCACCGCGCTCGTCACCGCGCCCGCCCACGCCCGCACCGGACAGCGCCAGATCGCCGCGTACGTGGTGCCCGAGCCCGGAGCGGAACCCGACCCGGCCGAGCTGCGCGAGGCACTGACCGCCGTGCTGCCCGGCTACATGGTGCCCAGCCGCTTCCTCACCCTGGACACCCTGCCCCTGACGGCGAACGGCAAGATCGACCACAAGGCGCTGCCCACGCCGTGGAACGACGACTCCGACACCGCCTCCAGCCGGGTGGCCCCCCGCAGCAGGGTCGAGGAGCGCCTGTTCGCCCTCTGGTCCCAGCAGCTCGGCCACAGCGACTTCGGCGTGGAGGAGGGCTTCTTCGACATCGGCGGCGACTCCCTGCACGCCGTCGGCCTGCTCGCGCTGCTGCGCGGCGAGTTCGCCATCGAGCCCGACACGGAGCAGGAGATGGTCGAGGGCCTGTTCATGAACGCGTCGATCGCGTCCTTCGCCGAACTGATCGCCAAGCTCGAGGAGCCCGTCGCGTGA
- a CDS encoding GMC family oxidoreductase: MTTHHDPAADTREWEYLIVGAGSAGALTAARLAARDSGNVLLIEAGEDQPRPRDRAHPLADAGRLVLAGHNWDYRANLRTSDRLEELVRGGAPAAGTGRTGGRAEARALRDRFPYQLGKVVGGGSAVNGAIALRGLPRDFAAWEAAGNPDWSWERVLPFYKDIENDADHPGRLHGDSGPLPIRRTPRDRVHPLDAAFWEECNRQGVGDLPDLNDGREAGVGPIPGNAVDGERIDASTAFLSGVRELPNLRLRTGLRVTRVLFEKNRAVGVEAELDGRLVTIRARNVVLSAGAVGTPVILQRSGVGAAGLLAALGITPVADLPGVGRDLVDHPSVVIWSKPADGVCTPGLPWRQVAARMSSGYDDDVDVQVGLLNNVESHTIPGFVDRLGWPLVVGISVMLMRPRSRGRVFLDSADPFASPVIELGLGTDAEDVERLCHGVRRAWSFLRSPGLSSRLVRTQFWSDRMVANDGVLRSGVRHIMNPGWHAAGSCRMGPATDPWAVADQEGRVHGTENLRIADASLFPTIPSAPTNLTTLMLAEKLARSTKE; this comes from the coding sequence GTGACCACCCACCACGACCCCGCCGCGGACACCCGCGAGTGGGAGTACCTGATCGTCGGAGCCGGCTCGGCCGGAGCCCTCACCGCCGCCCGGCTCGCCGCCCGGGACTCCGGGAACGTCCTGCTCATCGAGGCGGGCGAGGACCAGCCGCGCCCCCGGGACCGGGCCCACCCGCTGGCCGACGCGGGACGGCTCGTGCTCGCCGGCCACAACTGGGACTACCGGGCCAACCTGCGCACCAGCGACCGCCTGGAGGAGCTGGTCCGGGGCGGGGCACCGGCGGCCGGGACCGGCCGGACCGGCGGCCGGGCGGAGGCCCGGGCGCTGCGGGACCGCTTCCCGTACCAGCTCGGCAAGGTCGTCGGCGGTGGCTCCGCCGTCAACGGCGCCATCGCCCTGCGCGGCCTGCCCCGCGACTTCGCCGCCTGGGAGGCCGCCGGCAACCCCGACTGGTCCTGGGAGCGGGTGCTGCCCTTCTACAAGGACATCGAGAACGACGCCGACCACCCCGGCCGGCTGCACGGCGACAGCGGGCCGCTGCCGATCCGCCGCACCCCCCGCGACCGGGTCCACCCGCTGGACGCCGCCTTCTGGGAGGAGTGCAACCGGCAGGGCGTCGGCGACCTGCCCGACCTCAACGACGGCCGCGAGGCCGGCGTCGGCCCCATCCCCGGCAACGCCGTGGACGGCGAGCGCATCGACGCCTCCACCGCCTTCCTGAGCGGCGTCCGCGAGCTGCCCAACCTCCGGCTGCGCACCGGACTGCGCGTCACCCGGGTGCTGTTCGAGAAGAACCGGGCCGTCGGCGTGGAGGCCGAGCTCGACGGCCGGCTCGTCACGATCCGGGCCCGGAACGTCGTGCTCAGCGCCGGGGCCGTCGGCACCCCCGTCATCCTCCAGCGCTCGGGCGTCGGCGCGGCCGGGCTGCTCGCGGCGCTCGGCATAACCCCCGTGGCCGACCTGCCCGGCGTGGGCCGCGACCTGGTGGACCACCCCTCGGTCGTCATCTGGTCCAAGCCGGCCGACGGGGTCTGCACCCCCGGCCTGCCCTGGCGGCAGGTCGCGGCCAGGATGAGCAGCGGCTACGACGACGACGTCGACGTCCAGGTGGGGCTGCTCAACAACGTGGAGAGCCACACCATCCCCGGCTTCGTCGACCGGCTCGGCTGGCCGCTCGTCGTCGGCATCTCGGTCATGCTGATGCGCCCGCGCTCCCGCGGCCGGGTCTTCCTCGACAGCGCCGACCCGTTCGCCTCGCCCGTCATCGAACTGGGCCTGGGCACCGACGCCGAGGACGTGGAGCGGCTGTGCCACGGCGTGCGCCGGGCCTGGAGCTTCCTGCGGTCCCCGGGCCTGTCGAGCCGGCTGGTCAGGACCCAGTTCTGGAGCGACCGCATGGTCGCCAACGACGGCGTGCTGCGCAGCGGCGTCCGGCACATCATGAACCCCGGCTGGCACGCGGCCGGTTCGTGCCGGATGGGACCGGCCACCGACCCGTGGGCCGTCGCCGACCAGGAGGGCCGGGTCCACGGAACCGAGAACCTGCGCATCGCCGACGCCTCGCTCTTCCCGACCATCCCCAGCGCTCCCACCAACCTCACCACCCTGATGCTGGCCGAGAAGCTGGCCCGGAGTACGAAGGAGTGA
- a CDS encoding thioesterase II family protein, translating into MQPVSRPPVRLYCFPHAGATSLVYRGWQQLGEPHLLVRGVDAPGRGTRRQERKAAGYHALVRCMAEQVVADLLTERERTPGLRWATFGHSFGSTTSLAVAAEVTRQVGVPPERAVLSGAIPPALQRPGPLLDSVSDEELLERTAADGGTPPAVLADPTMSRILLRMLREDDAVRGEFAREASGLRVDFPLTLIAARQDVHAPPEKVWQWAAHSTAPVRRVEIEGGHFAAVQRPKDTLTTIVDDTDPGKG; encoded by the coding sequence GTGCAGCCCGTATCAAGGCCCCCGGTGCGGCTCTACTGCTTCCCGCACGCCGGGGCGACCTCCCTGGTCTACCGCGGCTGGCAGCAGCTCGGCGAGCCGCACCTGCTGGTCCGGGGCGTCGACGCCCCGGGCCGCGGCACCCGCCGCCAGGAGCGGAAGGCCGCCGGCTACCACGCCCTCGTGCGGTGCATGGCCGAGCAGGTGGTGGCCGATCTGCTCACCGAACGCGAGCGGACGCCCGGCCTGCGCTGGGCCACCTTCGGACACAGCTTCGGCTCGACCACGAGCCTGGCGGTGGCGGCGGAGGTGACCCGCCAGGTCGGCGTCCCCCCGGAGCGGGCGGTGCTCTCCGGGGCGATCCCGCCCGCGCTCCAGCGGCCCGGTCCGCTCCTGGACTCGGTGTCCGACGAGGAACTGCTCGAACGGACCGCCGCCGACGGCGGGACACCGCCCGCCGTCCTCGCCGACCCGACGATGAGCCGCATCCTGCTGCGGATGCTCCGCGAGGACGACGCCGTGCGCGGCGAGTTCGCGCGGGAGGCGTCCGGGCTGCGGGTGGACTTCCCGCTCACCCTGATCGCCGCCCGCCAGGACGTCCACGCCCCGCCGGAGAAGGTCTGGCAGTGGGCCGCGCACAGCACGGCCCCGGTCCGCCGGGTCGAGATCGAGGGCGGCCACTTCGCCGCCGTCCAGCGCCCCAAGGACACCCTGAC